A genomic segment from Ramlibacter agri encodes:
- a CDS encoding efflux transporter outer membrane subunit, whose translation MKLLKLTVLAAAAVAAAGCSFIPTYERPVAPVANQFPYPGAKDGRAASDLKWQEFFTDPHLRELITMALANNRDLRVAVLNIEQARAAYDVRKADQLPSVGLQAQVSRAPNIANIESTTYQVGLALSSWEIDFFGRIRALSEQALNQYLATEEGRNAAQATLVASVANAYMGVAADEELLALTRETLTTREESLRLTRLRFENGASSEIDFRQAQSLYESARTTLAQQQRQRATDINALALLLGAPVPPDFMVGVSTDKFALPDLPAGVPSEVLVKRPDVHQAELQLIAANANIGAARAAFFPRITLTAAAGIGSSELNKLVQGGTFAYSITPTLLQPIFDAGRNQANLGSSVAGREIAVAQYEKAIQSAFKDVADALAGRATYGDQLDAQGKVVEAETVRNRLAKLRYDNGVASYLDLLDSQRSLFAAQQALVQARLARLQNQVQLYRSLGGGWAS comes from the coding sequence ATGAAATTGCTGAAACTGACGGTGCTTGCCGCCGCGGCCGTGGCCGCCGCGGGCTGCTCCTTCATCCCGACCTACGAGCGCCCGGTGGCGCCGGTGGCGAACCAGTTCCCCTACCCGGGCGCGAAGGACGGCAGGGCCGCTTCGGACCTGAAGTGGCAGGAGTTCTTCACCGACCCGCACCTGCGTGAGCTGATCACGATGGCGCTGGCGAACAACCGCGACCTGCGGGTGGCGGTGCTGAACATCGAGCAGGCGCGCGCCGCCTACGACGTCCGCAAGGCCGACCAGCTGCCCTCGGTGGGCCTGCAGGCGCAGGTGAGCCGCGCGCCCAACATCGCCAACATCGAGTCGACCACCTACCAGGTGGGCCTGGCCCTGAGCAGCTGGGAGATCGATTTCTTCGGCCGCATCCGTGCGCTGAGCGAGCAGGCGCTGAACCAGTACCTGGCCACCGAAGAAGGCCGCAACGCGGCGCAGGCCACGCTGGTGGCTTCGGTCGCCAACGCCTACATGGGCGTGGCCGCCGACGAGGAGCTGCTGGCGCTGACGCGCGAGACGCTGACGACCCGCGAGGAGTCGCTGCGCCTGACGCGCCTGCGCTTCGAGAACGGCGCTTCGAGCGAGATCGACTTCCGCCAGGCGCAGTCGCTGTACGAAAGCGCGCGCACGACGCTGGCGCAGCAGCAGCGGCAGCGCGCCACCGACATCAACGCGCTGGCGCTGCTGCTGGGCGCGCCGGTGCCGCCGGACTTCATGGTGGGCGTCTCCACCGACAAGTTCGCGCTGCCCGACCTGCCGGCCGGCGTGCCCAGCGAAGTGCTGGTGAAGCGGCCCGACGTGCACCAGGCGGAGCTGCAGCTGATCGCGGCCAACGCCAACATCGGCGCGGCCCGCGCGGCCTTCTTCCCGCGCATCACGCTGACGGCTGCGGCCGGCATCGGCAGCAGCGAGCTGAACAAGCTGGTGCAGGGCGGCACCTTCGCCTATTCGATCACGCCGACCTTGCTGCAGCCGATCTTCGACGCCGGCCGCAACCAGGCGAACCTGGGTTCGTCGGTGGCGGGACGCGAGATCGCGGTGGCGCAGTACGAGAAGGCGATCCAGTCGGCCTTCAAGGACGTGGCCGACGCGTTGGCCGGCCGCGCCACCTATGGCGACCAGCTGGATGCGCAGGGCAAGGTGGTGGAGGCCGAGACGGTGCGCAATCGCCTGGCCAAGCTGCGCTACGACAACGGCGTGGCGAGCTACCTGGACCTGCTGGACTCGCAGCGCTCGCTGTTCGCGGCGCAGCAGGCGCTGGTGCAGGCGCGGCTGGCGCGGCTGCAGAACCAGGTGCAGCTGTATCGCTCGCTCGGGGGCGGCTGGGCTTCCTGA
- the glgX gene encoding glycogen debranching protein GlgX: protein MSDASPSPAPTAWPGEPYPLGATWDGQGVNFALYSENATRVELCLFDEQGQEARVPLREQTAFVWHGYVPGLKPGQRYGYRVHGPYEPERGLRFNPNVVLLDPYAKALDGLENFDRGVFAYPMGGEREDLAMAEQEARGAPLGVVIDPWFDWSGDRAPNTPLPDSVLYETHVKGLSMRHPGVPEELRGTYAALAHPTMLGYLKDLGVTAVELMPVHAHLDDPFLLDKGLTNYWGYSTLNFFAPELRYSAAHKRGEPLGALREFKEMVKALHGAGIEVILDVVYNHTSEGNHMGPTLSFKGIDNPTYYRLVPDNARFYFDYTGTGNTLNVRHPQTLQLIMDSLRYWVLEMHVDGFRFDLASTLARGLHEVDQLSGFFTIIHQDPVLSQVKLIAEPWDVGEGGYQVGNFPVKWAEWNGIYRDSIRAFWKGDGGLASDIGYRFTGSSDLYQGDGRKPYASVNFVTAHDGFTLRDTVSYNDKHNEANQENNQDGHNDNRSWNCGAEGPTEDAEVNKLRARQQRNFLATLLLSQGTPMLLGGDEIGNTQQGNNNAYCQDNEISWYDWDNADNTLLEFTKKLVRLRREHPALHRQKFFSGRPIRGTDIRDIMWFRHDGEEMSDEDWQNPHTQSLALFLAGNGLKETDRRGQPVADDHLLLLVSASHEDLDFKLPALEECSQWQLLVDTSNDESQEMQDAGGQTLLPGRSLKLFRCPRD from the coding sequence ATGAGCGACGCGAGCCCTTCCCCAGCACCCACCGCCTGGCCCGGTGAACCCTATCCCCTGGGCGCCACCTGGGACGGCCAGGGCGTCAACTTCGCGCTGTACTCCGAGAACGCCACGCGCGTGGAGCTGTGCCTGTTCGATGAGCAAGGGCAGGAGGCGCGCGTGCCGCTGCGCGAGCAGACCGCCTTCGTCTGGCACGGCTACGTGCCCGGCCTGAAGCCCGGGCAGCGCTACGGCTACCGCGTGCACGGCCCCTACGAGCCGGAGCGCGGCCTGCGTTTCAACCCGAACGTGGTGCTGCTCGACCCCTACGCCAAGGCGCTCGACGGCCTGGAGAACTTCGATCGCGGCGTGTTCGCTTACCCGATGGGCGGCGAACGCGAAGACCTGGCCATGGCGGAACAGGAAGCGCGCGGCGCGCCGCTGGGCGTGGTGATCGACCCCTGGTTCGACTGGAGCGGCGACCGCGCGCCCAACACGCCGCTGCCGGACAGCGTGCTGTACGAGACACACGTGAAAGGCCTGTCGATGCGCCACCCCGGCGTGCCGGAGGAACTGCGCGGCACCTACGCGGCCCTGGCGCACCCCACCATGCTCGGCTACCTGAAGGACCTGGGCGTGACGGCGGTGGAACTGATGCCTGTGCACGCCCACCTGGACGATCCCTTCCTCCTGGACAAGGGCCTCACCAACTACTGGGGCTATTCGACGCTGAACTTCTTCGCGCCGGAGTTGCGCTACAGCGCCGCCCACAAGCGAGGCGAGCCGCTGGGCGCGCTGCGCGAATTCAAGGAGATGGTGAAGGCGCTGCACGGCGCGGGCATCGAGGTGATCCTGGACGTGGTCTACAACCACACCAGCGAGGGCAACCACATGGGACCGACGCTCAGCTTCAAGGGTATCGACAACCCCACCTACTACCGGCTGGTGCCGGACAACGCGCGCTTCTACTTCGACTACACCGGCACCGGCAACACGCTGAACGTGCGGCACCCGCAGACTCTGCAGCTGATCATGGACTCGCTGCGCTACTGGGTGCTGGAGATGCACGTGGACGGCTTCCGCTTCGACCTGGCGAGCACGCTGGCCCGCGGGCTGCACGAGGTGGACCAGCTCTCGGGCTTCTTCACCATCATCCACCAGGACCCGGTGCTGTCGCAGGTGAAGCTGATCGCCGAACCCTGGGACGTGGGCGAGGGCGGCTACCAGGTGGGCAACTTCCCGGTGAAGTGGGCGGAGTGGAACGGCATCTACCGCGACTCTATCCGGGCCTTCTGGAAGGGCGACGGCGGCCTGGCCAGCGACATCGGCTACCGCTTCACGGGCAGCAGCGACCTGTACCAGGGCGACGGGCGCAAGCCCTACGCCAGCGTCAACTTCGTGACGGCGCACGACGGCTTCACCCTGCGCGACACGGTGAGCTACAACGACAAGCACAACGAGGCCAACCAGGAAAACAACCAGGACGGCCACAACGACAACAGGTCGTGGAACTGCGGCGCCGAAGGGCCGACCGAGGACGCGGAGGTGAACAAGCTGCGCGCGCGCCAGCAGCGCAACTTCCTGGCCACGCTGCTGCTGTCGCAGGGCACGCCCATGCTGCTGGGCGGCGACGAGATCGGCAACACCCAGCAGGGCAACAACAACGCCTACTGCCAGGACAACGAGATCAGCTGGTACGACTGGGACAACGCGGACAACACGCTGCTGGAGTTCACGAAGAAGCTGGTGCGCCTGCGGCGCGAGCACCCGGCGCTGCACCGGCAGAAATTCTTCTCGGGCCGCCCGATCCGCGGCACCGACATCCGCGACATCATGTGGTTCCGCCATGACGGCGAGGAAATGAGCGACGAGGACTGGCAGAACCCGCACACGCAGTCGCTGGCGCTGTTCCTGGCCGGCAATGGCCTGAAGGAGACGGACCGCCGCGGCCAGCCCGTGGCCGACGACCACCTGCTGCTGCTGGTGTCCGCCTCGCACGAGGACCTGGACTTCAAGCTGCCGGCGCTGGAAGAGTGCAGCCAGTGGCAGCTGCTGGTGGACACCAGCAACGACGAGTCGCAGGAAATGCAGGACGCGGGCGGCCAGACGCTGTTGCCGGGACGCTCGCTGAAGCTGTTCCGGTGTCCCAGGGACTGA